In the Magnolia sinica isolate HGM2019 chromosome 15, MsV1, whole genome shotgun sequence genome, one interval contains:
- the LOC131227147 gene encoding ABC transporter G family member STR-like gives MALVRSNMNQSLESLLGMDKPVDIPAPSVKVFPGHGLEFENLSYSVMKKQKKDGEWIKKEAFLLNNISGQALRGEITAILGPSGAGKSTFLDALAGRIAQGSLEGSVSIDGRPVSTSYMKMVSSYVMQDDQLFPMLTVFETFMFAAEVRLSPSISTAEKKKRVYELLEQLGLQNAAHTYIGDEGRRGVSGGERRRVSIGIDIIHKPSVLFLDEPTSGLDSTSAYSVVDKVKDIARGGSIVLMTIHQPSYRIQMLLDRIIVLARGRMIYLGSSTALPAHLAGFGRQVPEGENSMEYLLDVIKEYDESTLGLEPLVLYQRDGIKPNQEARTPIRRTPKIRRTPYRKSPMKQLPLRSQASFSTGNQTPGPDSSNLDSYADDNDDDDDFDYSLERKSQTPMQTGIQNPRLASHFYKEFSMWVYNEVKGTPRRPPSWTPARTPGRTPAKTPGRTPAKTPLAAQIVTHDRITIEMPIYQQPKTPSFVNPSPDPYPYSYEEDSEVEVLDEHDHGPKFANPWLREVVVLSRRTMLNVIRTPELFLSREIVLTVMALILSTLFKKLKDDQFTTVNRLLNFYIFAVCLVFFSSNDAVPTFIQERFIFIRETSHNAYRASSYVISSLIVYLPFFAIQGFTFAVITKYILKLQSSLFYFWIILYASLITTNAYVMLVSALVPSYITGYAVVIATTALFFLTCGFFLKRTQIPNYWRWLHYISAIKYPFEALLTNEFKGDRCYKGNYTDLSPGPLGNLKFSSLHFKIPKPCMLIGQDILSTMDIQIESIWMDIAILLAWGVLYRLFFYVVLRFYSKNERK, from the exons ATGGCGCTCGTTCGATCCAACATGAATCAGAGCCTGGAAAGCTTGCTAGGCATGGACAAGCCCGTAGACATTCCGGCGCCCTCGGTGAAGGTTTTCCCAGGCCATGGCCTTGAGTTTGAAAATCTCTCTTATAGTGTCATGAAAAAACAGAAGAAAGATGGTGAGTGGATTAAGAAGGAAGCTTTTCTCCTTAACAACATCTCTGGTCAGGCCCTCAGAGGTGAGATCACTGCCATCTTGGGGCCCAGTGGGGCCGGAAAATCAACGTTCCTTGATGCCTTGGCGGGCCGGATTGCGCAAGGAAGCCTTGAGGGATCGGTCAGCATCGACGGGAGGCCG GTGAGCACAAGCTACATGAAGATGGTGTCATCGTATGTGATGCAAGATGATCAGCTGTTCCCGATGTTGACGGTCTTCGAGACGTTCATGTTCGCAGCTGAGGTTAGGCTTTCTCCTTCCATCTCCACTGCCGAGAAGAAGAAGCGGGTCTACGAACTCCTTGAACAACTGGGCTTGCAG AATGCAGCACACACATACATTGGTGACGAAGGGAGGCGAGGGGTCTCCGGCGGGGAGCGTCGGAGGGTCTCGATTGGGATCGACATCATTCACAAGCCGTCTGTGTTGTTTCTTGATGAACCCACATCAGGTCTTGACTCGACCAGCGCCTATAGTGTGGTTGACAAGGTGAAGGACATCGCTAGGGGCGGCAGCATTGTGCTCATGACCATCCATCAGCCATCCTACAGAATCCAGATGCTGCTAGACCGGATCATAGTCCTCGCAAG GGGAAGGATGATCTACTTAGGAAGCTCAACGGCCCTTCCGGCACACCTAGCTGGGTTCGGGCGACAAGTTCCTGAGGGGGAGAACAGCATGGAATACCTACTAGATGTGATAAAAGAGTACGATGAATCCACGCTGGGACTTGAACCGCTTGTTCTTTATCAACGGGACGGGATCAAGCCCAATCAAGAGGCGAGGACGCCGATCCGAAGGACTCCTAAGATCCGTCGGACCCCATACCGTAAGTCGCCGATGAAACAATTGCCACTTAGAAGCCAAGCATCATTCTCTACTGGGAATCAGACACCTGGTCCGGACTCTTCCAACTTGGACAGTTACGCTGATGACAACGATGACGACGATGATTTTGACTACTCGCTGGAACGCAAGTCCCAAACACCAATGCAGACCGGAATCCAAAACCCGCGTCTAGCGTCGCATTTCTACAAGGAATTCTCAATGTGGGTCTACAATGAAGTGAAAGGAACGCCTCGTCGCCCTCCCTCATGGACTCCAGCAAGGACCCCTGGCCGCACGCCTGCCAAAACTCCCGGCCGAACACCGGCCAAAACCCCTCTCGCAGCCCAAATCGTCACccatgaccgaatcaccattgaAATGCCCATCTACCAACAACCCAAAACACCCTCATTCGTTAACCCGTCGCCAGACCCCTACCCATACTCTTATGAGGAAGACTCTGAGGTGGAAGTGCTCGACGAGCATGATCATGGCCCCAAGTTTGCCAATCCATGGCTCCGTGAGGTCGTCGTCCTCTCACGACGTACAATGCTCAATGTCATTCGTACGCCGGAGCTATTCCTCTCTCGGGAGATCGTTCTCACTGTCATGGCTCTCATCCTCTCTACCCTCTTCAAGAAGCTCAAAGACGATCAATTCACGACAGTCAACCGCCTTCTCAACTTCTACATCTTCGCCGTCTGCCTCGTCTTCTTCTCATCCAACGATGCCGTCCCCACCTTCATCCAGGAGCGCTTCATCTTCATACGAGAGACATCCCACAATGCATACCGCGCATCCTCCTACGTTATCTCGTCACTGATAGTCTACCTTCCATTTTTCGCCATCCAAGGTTTCACATTTGCCGTCATCACCAAGTACATACTCAAGCTGCAGTCTAGCCTATTCTATTTCTGGATCATCCTCTACGCGTCGCTCATCACCACCAATGCCTACGTGATGCTTGTAAGCGCGCTTGTCCCCAGTTACATCACCGGATATGCGGTCGTGATTGCCACTACTGCACTTTTCTTCCTTACATGCGGCTTCTTCTTGAAGAGGACCCAGATACCAAATTACTGGCGGTGGTTGCACTACATATCGGCGATCAAATACCCCTTCGAGGCGTTACTAACTAACGAGTTCAAGGGTGATAGATGCTACAAAGGGAACTATACTGATCTCTCGCCGGGCCCATTGGGCAATCTGAAATTCAGCTCCCTTCACTTCAAGATACCCAAACCGTGCATGTTGATCGGGCAAGACATACTTTCGACGATGGATATTCAAATAGAAAGCATCTGGATGGACATTGCAATCTTGCTTGCATGGGGAGTCCTTTACAGGTTGTTTTTCTACGTGGTCCTTAGGTTCTACTCCAAGAATGAGAGGAAATGA